In Arachis stenosperma cultivar V10309 chromosome 1, arast.V10309.gnm1.PFL2, whole genome shotgun sequence, one DNA window encodes the following:
- the LOC130980884 gene encoding DNA mismatch repair protein MSH2, with translation MVEAFDDNSNNKLPELKLDTKQAQGFLSFFKTLPNDSRAIRFFDRRDYYTAHGENATFIAKTYYHTTTVLRQLGSGSDPLSSVSVSRTMFETIARDLLLERTDHTLELYEGSGSNWRLVKSGTPGNIGSFEDVLFANSEMQDSPVVVALSLNFRENGCTVGLSFVDLTKRVLGMAEFLDDSHFTNVESALVALGCKECLLPSESGKSTENRMLCDALTKCGVMLTERKKSEFKTRDLVQDLGRLVKGSIEPVRDLVSGFEFAPGALGALLSYAELLADESNYGNFTLRRYSLDSYMRLDSAAMRALNVLESKTDANKNFSLFGLMNRTCTAGMGKRLLHMWLKQPLLNVNEINLRLDVVQAFVEDTVLRQDLRQHLRRISDIERLVHNLQKRRAGLAHIVKLYQSTIRLPYIKSALERYDGPFSSMMKSRYLEPLELWTDDDHLNKFIGLVEASVDLDQLENREYMISSSYDPTLTKLKEQQESLENQIHKLHRQTADDLDLPVDKALKLDKGTQFGHVFRITKKEEPKIRKKLNSQFVVLETRKDGVKFTNTKLRKLGDQYQQVLEEYKSCQKELVNRVVQTAATFSEVFESLAELISELDVLLSFADLASSCPTPYTRPEITSSDEGDIILEGSRHPCVEAQDWVNFIPNDCKLIREKSWFQIITGPNMGGKSTFIRQVGVNILMAQVGCFVPCDNASISVRDCIFARVGAGDCQLRGVSTFMQEMLETASILKGATDKSLIIIDELGRGTSTYDGFGLAWAICEHIVEVIKAPTLFATHFHELTALSLENASDDQQKRIVGVANYHVSAHIDASTRKLTMLYKVEPGACDQSFGIHVAEFANFPESVVALAREKAAELEDFSPSALSLTDTTNEFGSKRKRVYEPDEMSQGVTKARQILEAFVDLPLETMDKMQALQELRKLKDNLEKDAENCRWLQQFL, from the exons ATGGTTGAAGCCTTCGACGACAATAGTAATAATAAGCTCCCTGAGCTCAAATTGG ACACGAAGCAAGCCCAAGGGTTTCTATCATTTTTCAAAACCCTACCTAAT GATTCGAGGGCCATCCGGTTTTTTGATCGCAGG GACTACTATACTGCTCATGGTGAAAATGCAACTTTCATTGCGAAGACCTACTACCACACTACTACTGTCTTGCGGCAACTGGGTAGTGGATCGGATCCTCTTTCAAGTGTAAGTGTCAGTAGGACCATGTTTGAAACAATTGCTCGTGATCTACTTTTGGAGAGAACAGACCATACCCTTGAACTCTATGAGGGTAGTGGTTCTAACTGGAGATTGGTCAAAAGTGGAACGCCTGGCAATATTGGCAGTTTTGAGGATGTTTTGTTTGCTAACAGTGAGATGCAGGATTCTCCAGTTGTTGTTGCATTATCACTTAACTTTCGTGAAAATGGGTGCACTGTTGGGTTATCATTTGTTGATTTAACTAAGAGAGTACTTGGGATGGCTGAATTCCTTGACGACAGTCACTTCACGAATGTGGAGTCGGCATTAGTTGCTCTTGGCTGCAAAGAATGCCTTCTTCCTAGTGAGAGTGGCAAATCTACTGAAAATAGAATGCTGTGCGATGCGTTGACTAAATGTGGTGTGATGTTAACTGAGAGAAAGAAATCTGAGTTTAAAACCAGGGATCTGGTACAGGATCTTGGAAGACTTGTTAAAGGTTCTATTGAACCAGTTCGAGACTTAGTGTCTGGATTTGAGTTTGCACCTGGAGCTTTGGGGGCATTACTATCATATGCTGAGTTACTTGCAGATGAGAGCAATTACGGGAATTTTACTCTTCGTAGGTACAGTCTTGACAGTTATATGAGATTAGATTCTGCAGCCATGAGGGCACTCAATGTTCTTGAAAGCAAAACCGATGcaaacaaaaattttagtttgTTCGGTCTAATGAATAGGACCTGTACAGCCGGAATGGGGAAACGGTTATTGCACATGTGGCTAAAACAGCCCTTGTTGAATGTTAATGAAATTAACTTGAGACTTGATGTTGTACAAGCATTTGTAGAGGATACTGTACTTCGGCAAGATCTGAGGCAGCATTTAAGAAGAATATCAGACATTGAGCGGTTGGTACACAATCTTCAGAAGCGGAGAGCTGGTCTTGCACATATTGTTAAACTTTATCAG TCAACTATAAGACTACCTTATATCAAAAGCGCCCTAGAAAGATATGATGGACCATTTTCCTCAATGATGAAGAGCAGGTACTTGGAACCTCTTGAGTTGTGGACAGATGATGATCACCTAAATAAATTCATTGGCCTTGTAGAAGCTTCTGTTGACCTTGATCAACTGGAGAACAGAGAATACATGATTTCCTCAAGTTACGACCCTACACTAACTAAATTGAAGGAGCAGCAGGAGTCATTAGAGAATCAAATACATAAATTGCATAGACAAACTGCTGATGATCTTGATCTTCCTGTAGACAAGGCATTAAAGTTAGACAAGGGGACACAATTtggacatgttttcagaatcaCAAAGAAGGAAGAGCCCAAAATAAGGAAGAAGCTTAACTCCCAGTTCGTTGTACTGGAAACACGTAAAGATGGAGTGAAATTTACCAACACAAAGCTAAGGAAACTTGGGGACCAGTATCAACAGGTACTTGAGGAGTACAAGAGCTGTCAGAAAGAGTTAGTTAATAGAGTAGTTCAAACTGCTGCAACATTCTCAGAG GTGTTTGAATCATTAGCCGAATTGATTTCTGAACTGGATGTGTTATTAAGCTTTGCTGATTTGGCTTCCAGCTGCCCGACACCTTATACAAGGCCTGAAATCACTTCATCG GATGAAGGAGATATTATTTTAGAAGGCAGCAGACACCCTTGTGTAGAGGCACAAGACTGGGTGAATTTTATACCAAATGATTGTAAGCTT ATCAGAGAAAAAAGTTGGTTTCAAATAATAACAGGGCCTAACATGGGTGGGAAATCAACATTCATCCGCCAG gTGGGAGTGAATATTTTGATGGCCCAAGTTGGCTGCTTTGTTCCTTGTGATAATGCCAGCATATCTGTTCGTGATTGCATTTTTGCCCGTGTTGGTGCTGGTGACTGTCAA CTTCGAGGAGTTTCTACCTTCATGCAAGAAATGCTTGAGACTGCATCAATATTAAAAGGAGCTACAGACAAGTCCTTGATAATCATTGATGAATTGGGACGTGGGACATCAACTTATGATGGATTTG GTCTTGCTTGGGCCATTTGTGAGCACATTGTTGAAGTAATCAAAGCACCCACTTTGTTTGCAACCCACTTTCATGAACTGACTGCATTATCCCTTGAAAATGCAAGTGATGATCAGCAGAAGCGAATTGTTGGTGTTGCAAACTATCATGTTAGCGCGCATATTGATGCTTCAACTCGCAAGCTAACTATGCTATACAAG GTTGAACCAGGAGCTTGTGACCAAAGTTTTGGTATTCATGTTGCCGAGTTTGCAAATTTTCCAGAAAGTGTTGTAGCCCTAGCCAGAGAAAAGGCAGCAGAGTTGGAAGATTTTTCTCCCTCTGCACTATCCTTAACTGACACCACAAATGAG TTTGGTTCTAAGCGCAAGAGAGTATATGAACCCGATGAAATGTCGCAAGGCGTTACAAAGGCTCGCCAAATCCTTGAAGCGTTTGTTGATTTGCCTTTAGAAACCATGGATAAAATGCAAGCTTTGCAGGAACTAAGGAAGTTAAAAGATAATTTAGAGAAGGATGCTGAAAACTGTCGATGGCTGCAACAATTCTTGTAG